One window of the Candidatus Jettenia sp. genome contains the following:
- a CDS encoding DUF1156 domain-containing protein produces MNDTPRLIERAFPLKQASLDSVHEKNVRHGHISTLHIWPARRPLAACRAALIATLLPDPGTPEKRKELCEKIGGKIDKKIEKKKMPNGQIIERMKEVTKGGILHWGRETEEKELLEWFRQEIRNTYGGRTPKVLDPFAGGGAIPLEAMRLGCEVTAIDINPVAWFILKCTLEYPQKLAGKVHPLPDFILENEEFMEAFYKAHPHLVGRTKPTKKQLKDQQGKLWKTHRDDNERIPKADLSWHVRAWGYWVLDKARRELAMFYPTYAEFEPIDKLNAKPYEKQPTQLVPIKEDGTPDINALNKEFSEEYLDSKRNPRWIAKPTVAYLWARTLTCKNCRATIPLLKTRWLCKKDKKRVLLTMEPNADKSGVVFGINPNVPIKGGNTAQRREHDKRIGAGTMSRSGAKCPCCDAIMTMEDIRLEGKAGRLGAIMTAVVVDGQNGKEYRLPTEYETQRAEEAEKELPRLFSQIPFGLPEEPLPSKEALGFRIPLYGFNQWKKLFTFRQLFSLGMFVKHTRESNTMLKDMDYSDEWREAIEGYLALALDRLASMSTHLCRWESGSEFVVQTFVRFALPILWDFTETAVLSDTTGNYYGGIDWIARFIDHANFAVQNAVPPKIKAQSATVFNNEGGFDFVLTDPPYYDAIPYSDLMDFFYVWLRRSLYGFSSEIGTVFSETLSPKWNHKNNDGELIDDTSRHGGDKVKSKTTYEEGMFRAFRFCNDALSTGGRLVVVFAHKKPDAWETLASAIIRAGFIVDGSWPIQTERIARSRAHGSAALSSSVWLVCKKRPITTRSGWDNQVLEEMRQNIKERLREYWDAGIRGPDFVWAATGPALEAYSKHPIVKKANEPGILTVNEFLNHVRRIVVDFVVGRVLSHGKEGDAELATADRLDEPTAYYLLHRNDFGLEEAPAGACILYAISCGISDKELADTWNLISFTKGKSTDDSDEEEIDVDAEADEIEKDSGSKVKLKTWAQRKSRSLGYETSGGKPIPLIDRVHRLMHLWKEGDLHKVDAYLDDNGLRRHELFKRLLQSLIELSPHGSEERSLLESISNHIQAKGAVAQKRLPLPGEE; encoded by the coding sequence ATGAACGATACACCACGATTGATTGAACGTGCTTTTCCTTTGAAACAGGCATCTTTGGATTCGGTTCATGAAAAGAACGTGAGGCATGGCCACATATCGACACTTCATATATGGCCGGCAAGGCGTCCACTTGCCGCATGCAGGGCGGCGCTTATTGCTACATTGCTTCCTGATCCAGGTACACCAGAAAAACGCAAAGAACTGTGTGAAAAAATTGGTGGAAAGATCGACAAAAAGATTGAAAAGAAGAAAATGCCAAACGGGCAGATTATTGAACGTATGAAGGAAGTAACGAAAGGTGGTATTCTGCACTGGGGTCGGGAGACTGAAGAAAAAGAACTCCTCGAATGGTTCAGACAGGAAATCAGAAATACTTACGGTGGGCGTACACCAAAAGTGCTTGATCCATTTGCCGGAGGAGGTGCAATCCCGCTTGAAGCAATGCGGTTAGGATGCGAGGTAACGGCGATTGATATCAATCCGGTCGCATGGTTCATTTTAAAATGTACACTGGAATATCCTCAGAAACTTGCAGGCAAGGTACATCCCTTACCCGATTTCATTCTTGAGAATGAAGAATTCATGGAGGCTTTCTATAAAGCACACCCCCATCTTGTTGGACGTACAAAGCCTACAAAAAAACAACTTAAAGATCAACAAGGAAAACTATGGAAGACACACCGGGATGATAATGAACGTATTCCCAAGGCAGACCTTTCATGGCATGTAAGGGCATGGGGTTATTGGGTTTTAGATAAAGCAAGGCGGGAACTGGCAATGTTTTATCCTACCTATGCTGAATTTGAGCCTATTGATAAGTTGAACGCCAAACCATATGAGAAACAGCCGACCCAACTTGTGCCAATAAAAGAAGATGGTACACCTGATATTAATGCGCTTAACAAAGAATTCAGCGAGGAGTATCTTGATAGTAAACGTAATCCTCGCTGGATAGCCAAGCCTACCGTCGCATACCTGTGGGCGCGAACGTTGACTTGTAAAAATTGCCGTGCTACAATTCCGCTTCTCAAGACACGCTGGCTTTGTAAGAAGGACAAAAAACGCGTACTACTTACGATGGAGCCTAATGCAGACAAAAGCGGTGTTGTTTTCGGAATAAATCCAAATGTTCCCATCAAAGGTGGTAATACAGCCCAAAGACGTGAGCATGATAAAAGGATTGGTGCTGGTACAATGTCACGTTCCGGCGCAAAGTGCCCATGCTGCGATGCAATTATGACAATGGAGGATATACGATTGGAAGGCAAGGCTGGAAGGCTTGGAGCAATAATGACAGCGGTTGTGGTTGACGGCCAGAATGGGAAGGAATATCGGCTGCCGACAGAGTATGAAACTCAAAGAGCCGAAGAGGCTGAGAAAGAATTGCCTCGTTTGTTCTCACAAATCCCATTTGGATTGCCAGAAGAACCTCTTCCGAGCAAAGAGGCATTAGGATTTCGCATTCCACTTTACGGTTTCAATCAGTGGAAAAAGTTGTTTACCTTCAGGCAACTCTTTTCATTAGGAATGTTTGTTAAACACACAAGGGAATCAAATACTATGTTGAAGGATATGGATTATTCAGATGAATGGAGAGAAGCAATAGAGGGATATTTAGCTTTGGCGCTCGATAGACTAGCTTCTATGTCGACCCACCTTTGTCGTTGGGAATCAGGGAGCGAATTCGTTGTCCAGACTTTTGTTCGTTTTGCATTACCCATTTTGTGGGATTTTACGGAAACTGCAGTTCTCTCGGATACCACGGGAAATTATTATGGAGGTATTGATTGGATTGCTCGCTTTATTGATCATGCGAACTTTGCAGTTCAAAATGCTGTGCCTCCAAAAATCAAAGCACAATCTGCTACTGTCTTTAACAATGAGGGTGGTTTTGATTTTGTTTTAACTGACCCTCCATATTATGATGCTATACCATATTCAGACCTAATGGATTTCTTCTATGTGTGGTTACGACGATCACTCTATGGTTTTTCCTCGGAAATAGGTACTGTGTTTAGTGAAACATTATCACCTAAATGGAATCATAAAAATAATGACGGAGAATTAATTGATGATACAAGTCGCCATGGAGGTGATAAAGTGAAGTCGAAAACTACTTATGAAGAAGGAATGTTCCGTGCTTTTCGTTTTTGCAATGATGCATTGAGCACTGGCGGTCGTTTGGTTGTTGTTTTTGCCCACAAAAAACCAGATGCTTGGGAGACGTTAGCTTCAGCAATTATTCGTGCAGGATTTATTGTAGATGGTAGCTGGCCAATTCAAACCGAACGTATAGCTCGTTCTCGGGCTCATGGATCCGCAGCCCTCTCTTCCTCCGTTTGGCTTGTTTGCAAAAAGCGTCCAATTACAACCCGTTCTGGATGGGATAATCAGGTACTCGAAGAGATGCGACAGAACATAAAGGAACGCCTCCGTGAATACTGGGATGCTGGTATCCGTGGACCGGATTTTGTATGGGCTGCAACTGGCCCGGCACTTGAGGCCTACAGCAAACACCCCATAGTAAAGAAGGCCAATGAACCTGGAATATTGACGGTAAATGAATTCCTTAATCACGTCCGCCGGATTGTTGTGGATTTTGTTGTAGGCCGTGTCCTTTCTCATGGAAAAGAAGGAGATGCAGAATTGGCCACCGCTGACCGTTTGGATGAACCGACAGCGTATTACTTACTTCATCGTAATGATTTCGGACTGGAAGAGGCGCCAGCGGGGGCATGTATCCTCTATGCAATTTCATGCGGTATTTCTGACAAAGAGCTCGCCGATACATGGAATCTCATTTCCTTCACAAAAGGGAAATCCACGGATGACAGTGATGAAGAGGAGATAGATGTGGATGCTGAGGCTGACGAAATTGAGAAGGATTCCGGTAGCAAGGTGAAGCTCAAGACCTGGGCACAGAGGAAGAGTCGTTCTCTCGGGTATGAAACATCTGGGGGAAAACCCATTCCACTCATTGATCGTGTCCACCGCCTTATGCATCTCTGGAAAGAGGGAGATTTGCATAAGGTTGATGCGTATCTTGATGATAATGGATTGAGGCGCCATGAGTTGTTTAAACGGCTTCTTCAGTCACTTATTGAACTTTCTCCGCATGGAAGTGAAGAACGCTCGCTTCTGGAGAGCATAAGCAATCATATTCAGGCCAAAGGTGCTGTGGCACAGAAGAGATTGCCTTTACCAGGCGAAGAATAA
- a CDS encoding ATP-binding protein, whose amino-acid sequence MVNIQTLKEIIVSNEDFINKEIGKPVPREGLAFPESSNKVIVFYGVRRSGKTFILYDLFRRYEGRALYIDFEDDRLSQFETKDFERLKQAFFELRPQLVQKGDVVFLLDEVQNVDGWEKFCRRAVEREGFKVFVSGSSSKVMPGEIQTELRGRSWNLEILPFSFAEYVRLKGLDPSSEEILYGKEGVMVKNLFSQYAKWGGFPEVCFADSEFEKRKILREYLEAMFFKDMVERYRITNISLLDVLFDKVFASFATKMSLNSFYRQYHNKLPFSKDILFEYYRHLQQSMLISEVRMFAESSYRRMRNPAKLYPVDIGMCRRITSADFGRILETIVFLELKRRGNENFYFSGQNECDFISKTPENIYIPCQVCHDLHEDNREREIRGLTEACMHLNVSEGFMLTSNEDDEIHVNDIQITVIPVWRWLLLPQRDAGVIDKQKKTRRPNNG is encoded by the coding sequence ATGGTAAACATACAGACCCTTAAAGAAATAATTGTCTCCAATGAAGATTTCATTAACAAGGAAATTGGCAAACCTGTTCCCAGAGAGGGACTGGCATTTCCTGAATCTTCAAATAAGGTTATTGTTTTCTATGGCGTGAGGAGGAGCGGCAAGACCTTTATTCTCTACGATCTTTTCCGGAGATATGAGGGAAGGGCGTTGTACATTGATTTCGAAGACGACCGGCTCTCGCAATTTGAGACTAAGGATTTTGAACGATTGAAGCAGGCGTTTTTTGAACTGAGGCCTCAGCTTGTTCAGAAGGGTGACGTTGTCTTTCTGCTTGACGAGGTGCAGAATGTTGACGGATGGGAAAAGTTTTGCAGAAGGGCTGTTGAGAGGGAAGGATTCAAGGTATTTGTAAGTGGGTCGTCTTCAAAAGTAATGCCAGGTGAGATTCAAACAGAACTCCGGGGCAGGTCATGGAATTTGGAGATTTTACCCTTTTCTTTTGCTGAATATGTACGGTTGAAAGGGCTTGATCCGTCTTCTGAAGAGATACTATACGGCAAGGAAGGTGTTATGGTAAAAAATCTCTTTTCCCAGTATGCCAAATGGGGAGGATTCCCGGAAGTATGTTTTGCAGATTCTGAATTTGAGAAAAGAAAAATTCTTAGAGAATATCTGGAAGCCATGTTTTTCAAGGATATGGTGGAAAGATACCGTATTACGAACATATCTCTTCTGGATGTCCTTTTTGACAAAGTATTTGCTTCGTTTGCCACAAAGATGTCGCTCAATTCTTTTTACCGTCAATACCATAACAAGTTACCTTTTTCCAAAGACATTCTTTTCGAATATTACCGGCATTTACAGCAGAGTATGCTTATTTCAGAGGTGCGGATGTTTGCCGAATCATCCTACCGGAGAATGAGGAACCCGGCAAAGCTATATCCTGTTGACATAGGGATGTGCAGGCGAATAACATCAGCCGATTTCGGACGCATTTTGGAAACTATTGTCTTTCTGGAACTAAAGAGGCGGGGAAATGAGAATTTCTATTTCAGCGGGCAAAATGAATGTGATTTTATTTCAAAAACCCCGGAAAATATTTATATCCCCTGTCAGGTATGTCACGATCTGCATGAAGATAACAGGGAAAGAGAAATCAGGGGACTGACAGAGGCATGCATGCATCTTAATGTCAGCGAGGGTTTCATGCTTACCAGCAATGAGGACGATGAAATCCACGTTAACGACATACAAATAACAGTTATTCCGGTCTGGAGGTGGCTCTTACTGCCACAAAGAGATGCAGGAGTGATTGACAAACAAAAAAAGACGAGGAGACCCAATAATGGCTAA
- a CDS encoding DUF3883 domain-containing protein, with the protein MREQYTVGACPKEDYPERIKRLRANLGLTQQTLAEHLGVSFATVNRWENGQAKPSQLSWNQLRQLEKSISQESNPYDRQVTRSKEIPLDFTGNPETVKILAEGKRLSFGHLVNPTFATEISCIHPLPHQRIAVYDHMLKQSRLRFLLADDAGAGKTIMTGLYIREMLSRRLLRRILIITPAGLVGNWRRELMTLFSLHFRIISGSDARNENPFIGEDSNRIIVSMDTLSSQRMFTRLKESGVIPYDLAVFDEAHKLSADRGTDLRVRKTDRYRLAESLAGIPGLPACRNGDVSKDERWSLTWSVQHLLLLTATPHMGKDYPYYALWRLLEPDGLSTPEAFNEFNIEQRRMHFIRRTKEEMIFLDGRPLYPKRVSNTLAYELSQGEVSEQTLYNETTDYLRFVYNKAKLLNREAARLAMSVFQRRLTSSTYALLRSFERRIEKLDTLIKDVQDGKISAEHLVTMQRRITDDDDILDSKAADDENPEEGYEENELAEEKILQGVIAASLTDLLAEKEQVNQLLILAKKVYGTGMESKFERLREILTDPKFKGEKFIIFTEHRDTLEFLVKRLTGLGYTDQVAQIHGGMHYTLREEEVERFKKPLDIEGARFLICTDAAGEGINLQFCWIMINYDVPWNPARLEQRMGRIHRYGQKHDPVIILNLVDPSTREGRVLKTLLDKLERIRKELQSDKVFDCIGRVFSGISIKQYMELAVTEDADTVARELDGRLTKEQIEALAAREKTLYGTGGDVAKELPRLRTSLEKEIYFRLLPGYVRQYIGKAATLVNIEIDGDMSKEFSLLPTKLDALDPLLPALEMYPEDARNRMTVLQPPDRDSCIWLHPGEPVFERFRQLVTERLSLESRRGAVFMDPSTDKPYLFHLALLSIVRNADPEIEEFAREEVLEYRLVGVKQYEGAEISLCPIEHLLLLKGGRGLPASAQGLAIIANTEKNHAHAFLIERVARKMALEYKKKLLESITDRENFIVRGFDFNEAELAAARSRQSEKARSGNRKVLETLDEIKQQQKHIAQRRAKALAVIRREPDLISPGSITFLAHAIVVPSSDSMDREQHNANVEMVAMKHVWAFEEAAGAKVIDVHTPDLARVAGLPDNPGFDLLSIRPGGEKRHIEIKGRAGTGDIEISANEWAKACNIRQSYWLYAVYDCATPAPRLARVQDPFGSLLVKAKGSFLISSKQVIETSEV; encoded by the coding sequence GTGCGGGAACAATATACCGTTGGGGCTTGTCCTAAGGAAGATTATCCTGAACGCATTAAACGTCTCCGCGCTAATCTTGGGCTTACACAGCAAACCCTGGCTGAGCACCTCGGTGTCTCATTCGCAACAGTTAATCGATGGGAAAACGGCCAGGCAAAACCTTCACAACTCTCATGGAATCAACTCCGTCAACTCGAAAAAAGCATTTCTCAAGAATCTAACCCTTATGATAGGCAGGTAACCCGGAGCAAAGAGATTCCTTTGGACTTTACTGGTAATCCGGAAACTGTCAAAATCCTTGCAGAGGGAAAGCGTCTTTCTTTCGGGCACCTGGTAAATCCAACCTTTGCGACCGAAATATCCTGTATCCACCCCCTGCCACACCAGAGGATTGCAGTCTATGATCACATGCTTAAACAATCACGATTACGATTTCTTTTAGCAGATGATGCGGGAGCCGGCAAAACGATCATGACCGGTCTTTATATTCGTGAAATGTTGTCTCGTCGTCTTTTGCGCCGGATACTCATCATAACTCCCGCAGGTCTTGTGGGAAACTGGAGGCGTGAATTAATGACTCTCTTCAGCCTTCATTTCCGGATTATTAGCGGAAGCGATGCCAGAAACGAGAACCCCTTTATTGGTGAAGATAGTAACAGAATCATTGTAAGCATGGATACTTTGTCAAGTCAAAGGATGTTTACTCGACTAAAAGAATCTGGTGTTATCCCTTACGATCTTGCAGTCTTTGATGAGGCCCATAAATTGTCAGCAGACCGTGGAACTGATTTGCGTGTACGAAAAACCGATCGTTACCGTCTTGCTGAATCGCTTGCAGGAATACCCGGTCTTCCTGCATGCCGTAACGGTGATGTAAGCAAGGATGAACGATGGAGTTTAACCTGGAGTGTTCAACATCTTCTCTTGCTTACCGCAACACCTCACATGGGAAAGGACTACCCCTACTATGCATTATGGCGGCTTCTGGAACCGGATGGACTATCAACACCTGAAGCATTTAATGAATTTAATATTGAGCAGCGTCGCATGCATTTTATCAGACGTACTAAAGAGGAAATGATTTTTCTCGATGGGCGTCCCCTTTACCCGAAACGCGTATCTAACACCCTTGCCTATGAACTGAGCCAGGGAGAAGTAAGTGAGCAGACCCTCTATAATGAGACCACAGACTATCTGCGTTTCGTTTATAACAAGGCAAAGCTTCTTAACAGGGAAGCGGCTCGATTGGCTATGAGTGTCTTTCAGAGACGTCTTACAAGCTCAACCTATGCCCTCCTCCGTTCTTTTGAAAGAAGAATCGAAAAACTGGACACACTTATCAAAGATGTCCAGGATGGTAAAATAAGCGCCGAACATCTGGTAACAATGCAACGCCGCATTACCGATGATGACGATATCCTTGACTCGAAAGCTGCCGATGATGAAAACCCTGAAGAAGGCTATGAAGAGAATGAATTAGCAGAGGAAAAGATTCTGCAGGGCGTAATTGCAGCATCTCTAACTGATCTGCTTGCAGAAAAGGAACAGGTCAATCAGTTGCTTATCCTGGCAAAAAAGGTTTATGGCACCGGAATGGAATCCAAATTTGAAAGATTACGGGAAATTCTCACTGATCCGAAGTTCAAAGGAGAAAAATTTATTATTTTCACAGAGCATCGTGATACTTTGGAATTTCTCGTTAAACGCCTTACCGGTTTAGGATACACCGATCAGGTAGCACAGATTCATGGGGGTATGCATTACACCTTACGGGAGGAAGAGGTTGAGAGATTTAAGAAACCACTCGATATCGAAGGAGCACGTTTTCTCATATGTACCGATGCAGCAGGAGAAGGCATCAATCTTCAGTTCTGTTGGATAATGATTAATTATGATGTCCCCTGGAATCCTGCCCGACTTGAACAGCGTATGGGTCGAATTCACCGTTATGGTCAAAAACATGACCCTGTTATTATCCTTAATCTGGTTGACCCTTCCACCCGTGAAGGTAGGGTACTCAAAACCCTTCTCGATAAGCTGGAAAGGATTCGCAAAGAGCTTCAGTCAGACAAGGTCTTTGATTGCATAGGCCGCGTCTTTTCGGGAATTTCTATAAAACAATATATGGAGCTTGCTGTTACTGAGGATGCAGACACAGTAGCCAGAGAATTAGATGGGCGCCTTACCAAAGAACAAATTGAAGCCCTTGCTGCTCGTGAAAAGACCCTCTATGGTACAGGCGGTGATGTAGCTAAGGAACTGCCCCGCCTTCGTACCAGTCTGGAAAAGGAAATTTATTTTCGATTGTTGCCAGGCTATGTCAGGCAATATATCGGGAAAGCTGCAACGCTGGTTAATATCGAAATAGATGGTGATATGAGTAAGGAATTTTCATTGCTTCCTACGAAACTTGATGCCCTTGATCCCCTGCTTCCCGCCCTGGAAATGTATCCTGAGGATGCCCGGAATCGTATGACGGTTCTTCAGCCTCCTGATCGTGACTCTTGTATCTGGCTCCATCCAGGCGAACCGGTCTTCGAGCGATTTCGTCAGCTTGTAACTGAACGTCTTAGCCTCGAGAGCAGGCGTGGTGCTGTGTTTATGGACCCATCAACAGACAAGCCTTATCTTTTCCATCTGGCGCTTCTTTCTATTGTTCGGAATGCAGATCCAGAGATTGAAGAATTTGCCAGAGAAGAAGTTTTGGAATACCGCCTGGTGGGAGTGAAACAATATGAAGGCGCAGAGATATCGCTCTGTCCGATTGAACATCTCTTACTCCTGAAAGGAGGCCGTGGACTCCCAGCATCTGCTCAAGGACTTGCCATAATCGCAAATACCGAAAAGAACCATGCCCATGCCTTCTTGATTGAACGGGTAGCACGAAAAATGGCTTTAGAATACAAAAAAAAGCTTTTAGAGAGTATCACTGATCGGGAGAATTTTATCGTACGGGGGTTCGACTTCAATGAAGCGGAACTAGCGGCAGCCAGATCCAGGCAGTCTGAAAAGGCACGTTCCGGAAACCGCAAGGTGCTTGAAACCCTTGATGAAATAAAGCAGCAGCAGAAACATATTGCCCAACGCCGTGCTAAGGCTTTGGCGGTTATAAGACGTGAGCCTGATCTTATTTCGCCCGGTTCGATTACGTTTCTTGCACATGCCATTGTAGTACCATCATCTGATTCTATGGATAGAGAGCAACATAATGCCAATGTTGAAATGGTTGCAATGAAGCACGTATGGGCATTTGAAGAGGCAGCAGGGGCAAAGGTCATTGATGTGCATACCCCTGACTTAGCCCGTGTTGCTGGTCTACCTGACAATCCTGGGTTTGATCTTTTGTCTATTCGTCCCGGTGGTGAAAAACGTCATATTGAAATAAAAGGGCGTGCCGGCACTGGTGATATTGAGATATCTGCGAACGAATGGGCAAAGGCATGCAATATACGCCAAAGTTACTGGCTCTATGCAGTCTATGATTGCGCCACACCGGCCCCGAGACTTGCCCGTGTGCAGGACCCTTTTGGCAGTTTGCTGGTAAAGGCAAAAGGTAGTTTTCTTATAAGTTCTAAGCAGGTTATTGAGACATCGGAGGTATAA
- a CDS encoding DUF499 domain-containing protein gives MAKLPWKPWHEVVKLRKDLRSGELPLHLFAADLYEVMMQKGKRPVYEKPENFFALTYPTYNLRRLVRDVVLRLAGKNDKAVRQLELTYGGGKTHTLITLRHLVYDPDNLPKLLTVDEFIQDIGASLPKCRVAGLCFDKLDVEKGMEVSNPDGKVRILKHPWSILAYQIAGDNGLKLLHADGKAEERDSAPAENLLTELLEMPVKKGLGILVLIDEVLMYSREKIAQNREWRGRLVNFFQYLTQAATKVDRCCIVASLLANDPRMSDHFGRELQGDLYDIFQRQREEAIEPVVKEDVAEVMRRWFFAPESIKDREGYKQHVVAALKGIAALDDQTTKQGAAAEDRYLKSYPFHPDLTEVFYSKWTNLEGFQRARGVLRTFALALREAEKWDTSPLVGPAVFLAAPDKEALSEAMRELVTVADTEEWEGKKQAWTGILDNEFSCAREIQKESVGLRYREIEQAVVATFLHSQPIGQNAKARDIVKLIASTRPDKIELEKGLVRWAQTSYWLDDLYTSIPDGRLPDTWRLGNRPNLTQMHAVASKNIDSDHVYVRLLDEISRVKALTANASAAGVRVHTLPTRPKDIEDDGIFHYAVLGPDAASESGKPSSLAKKYLDETTGSDKPRVYRNSVLLLTPSKDGLELALARVRDYLAWEIVREEIKKQQKDGNVDTARSQTLQINIDKARGRIPETIKQAYCIVVTVSEKNDVHAFKITVTEDPHFNIIKADSRSRVQDTAITAEALLPHGPYNLWRQGETSRRVKDLAGAFAQLPHLPKMIKTKAILDTLAEGCEQGTFVLRLTRPDSTFRTWWMSRPDENALNDPALELVLPEFAELNEISLIC, from the coding sequence ATGGCTAAATTACCATGGAAACCCTGGCATGAAGTAGTAAAGTTACGTAAGGATCTGCGCTCAGGTGAATTACCGCTTCACCTGTTCGCTGCCGATCTGTATGAAGTAATGATGCAAAAGGGGAAACGACCTGTTTATGAAAAGCCTGAGAACTTCTTTGCCCTTACATACCCTACTTACAACCTTCGGCGATTAGTACGGGACGTCGTATTGCGACTTGCAGGCAAGAACGATAAGGCCGTCCGCCAGTTGGAACTGACCTATGGAGGCGGTAAAACCCACACACTTATTACGCTTCGCCATTTAGTCTACGATCCGGATAATTTACCCAAGCTCCTCACGGTAGATGAGTTTATTCAAGATATAGGAGCAAGTCTTCCTAAATGCCGGGTAGCAGGATTGTGCTTCGATAAATTGGACGTTGAAAAGGGTATGGAAGTCAGTAACCCTGACGGCAAGGTGAGAATTCTAAAACACCCATGGAGTATTTTGGCTTATCAAATTGCCGGAGATAACGGACTGAAGCTTCTTCATGCCGATGGAAAGGCTGAGGAGAGAGATTCAGCGCCAGCAGAGAATCTGCTCACAGAACTCCTTGAGATGCCTGTTAAGAAGGGGCTTGGTATCCTTGTACTGATTGATGAAGTACTTATGTATTCACGTGAGAAAATCGCCCAGAACAGGGAATGGCGTGGTAGATTGGTAAACTTCTTCCAGTACCTTACACAGGCAGCTACAAAAGTCGACCGGTGTTGTATCGTGGCATCACTATTAGCCAATGATCCACGCATGAGCGACCACTTTGGCAGGGAGTTACAGGGAGATCTCTACGATATCTTCCAACGGCAGCGTGAAGAGGCCATAGAACCAGTTGTAAAAGAGGATGTGGCCGAGGTAATGAGGCGCTGGTTCTTTGCTCCTGAATCGATAAAAGATCGGGAGGGGTACAAGCAACATGTCGTTGCGGCACTCAAAGGTATTGCGGCCCTTGATGATCAGACCACAAAACAAGGTGCCGCAGCAGAGGACCGTTATCTTAAGAGCTACCCGTTCCATCCTGATCTTACAGAAGTCTTTTATAGCAAATGGACGAATCTTGAGGGTTTCCAGCGTGCCCGTGGTGTACTGAGGACCTTTGCTCTTGCCCTGCGTGAAGCAGAAAAATGGGATACCAGTCCTCTTGTGGGTCCAGCAGTATTTCTTGCTGCACCGGATAAGGAAGCTCTTTCAGAGGCAATGAGAGAATTAGTAACAGTTGCCGATACAGAAGAATGGGAAGGCAAAAAACAGGCGTGGACGGGGATACTGGATAATGAATTTTCATGTGCCCGGGAAATCCAAAAGGAGTCTGTAGGTTTAAGATATCGTGAGATTGAGCAGGCTGTTGTAGCAACCTTTCTGCACTCGCAACCCATAGGGCAGAATGCTAAGGCACGAGATATTGTCAAATTAATTGCCTCTACAAGACCAGACAAAATTGAGCTTGAAAAAGGTCTTGTTCGATGGGCGCAAACGAGCTACTGGCTCGATGATCTATACACAAGCATACCTGATGGTAGATTGCCAGATACGTGGCGATTAGGCAATCGTCCAAATCTCACACAGATGCATGCGGTGGCCTCAAAAAACATCGATAGTGATCATGTATATGTGAGATTGTTAGATGAGATCAGTAGGGTAAAGGCATTAACTGCTAATGCATCTGCGGCTGGAGTTCGTGTTCATACCTTGCCAACCAGACCGAAAGATATAGAAGACGATGGGATTTTTCACTATGCTGTCCTTGGTCCTGATGCAGCCTCAGAATCAGGGAAACCCAGCTCCTTGGCAAAAAAATATCTCGATGAAACTACAGGGTCTGACAAACCGCGTGTGTACAGAAACTCCGTTCTCCTCCTTACTCCTTCAAAAGACGGTTTAGAACTAGCCTTGGCCAGGGTACGTGACTATCTCGCATGGGAAATAGTGCGTGAAGAGATAAAAAAACAGCAAAAAGACGGTAATGTAGACACTGCTCGCTCACAGACCTTACAGATTAATATCGATAAGGCGAGGGGGCGTATTCCGGAGACTATTAAACAAGCATACTGCATCGTAGTAACTGTTTCCGAAAAGAATGATGTTCATGCATTCAAAATAACGGTAACTGAAGATCCCCATTTTAACATTATTAAGGCCGATTCACGATCGCGTGTTCAAGATACTGCCATTACCGCAGAAGCTCTTTTGCCTCACGGTCCCTATAATCTTTGGAGGCAGGGAGAAACCTCTCGACGAGTTAAAGACCTGGCCGGTGCTTTTGCCCAGTTACCTCATCTGCCCAAAATGATCAAGACAAAAGCAATCCTCGATACACTTGCTGAGGGATGTGAGCAAGGAACATTTGTACTGCGACTAACCCGGCCAGATAGTACATTTAGAACCTGGTGGATGTCACGTCCAGACGAGAACGCATTAAATGACCCGGCATTAGAGCTTGTACTTCCCGAATTTGCTGAACTTAACGAGATATCCCTAATCTGCTAG